The stretch of DNA CGCCGGTGTTCACCACGACGAGCTCGATCCGCTCATCCGGCCCACGGCGATTGAGTTCGATCGTGCCCGATCGGACGCGGATCGCGCCCGGTCCGTCGGTACGCGGTGTGGATGCCACTGGGTCTCCGTTCAGTCGATCGGGTGATGGATGGTGACGAGCTTCCGGCCGTCCGGGAACGTGGCCTCCACCTGCACGTCGTCGAGCATCTCCGCGACGCCCGGCATCACCTCGTCACGGGAGAGCACACGCCTGCCCTGCTCCATGAGTTCCACGACGCCGACACCGTCGCGAGCCCGCTCGACGACCCATGTCGACAGCAGCGCGACGGCCTCCGGATGATTGAGCAGAACGCCTCGATCGCGGCGGTCGCGGGCCACCATGCCCGCCACCGACAAGAGGAGCTTCTCGGTGTCGCCGGGTGTGAATCGCATGAGGCGATACTGCCACCGCCGGACGCCCCGCCGACTGCTCCGAGAGCTCGGCCGCGTCGAATCACCAGGTCACACGACTCGGTGTCACATGAACGTCATAGACGCGCAACATACGAGAAACGCGGTTCACCGCAGGATCCCGGCCTCGCGGGCGGCGGCGACCGCGGCTGTGCGCGAGGTGACCCCGAGCTTGGTGTTCACGTGCACGAGGTGCGACTTCACCGTCGCCTGGGTGATGAAGAGCGTTCTGGCGATCGTCTCGTTCGACGCTCCGTCCGCGACGAGGCGAAGGACCTCCACCTCGCGCGCACTGAGACTCGGCATCGGTGATCGCATCCGGGTCAACAGCCGTCCGGCGATCGACGGTGCGAGGGCCGTCTCACCGGCGGCGGCCGCGCGGATCGCCGCGGTGAGATCGTCGGGAGGGGTGTCTTTGAGGAGATAGCCACTGGCGCCGGCCTCGACCGCGCCGAGGATGTCGCCGTCGGTGTCGTAGTTGGTCAACACGAGCACGGCGGGCGGCTTCGGAAGCGCACGTATCCGGCGCGTCGCGTCGGCACCGGATTCGGCGCAGCCGAACTGGAGGTCCATCAGGACGACGTCCGGAGCGAGCTCGGCGGCCGCGGCGACGGCGGCGTCGGGCGTCGCGGCCTCGCCGACGATGTCCAGGGACTCCTCACCGGCCAGCATCGCACGCAGCCCTGCGCGCACGACGGGGTGGTCGTCGGCGAGAACGATCCTGATCACGACACGACCTTTCGCCGATCGCACAGCGGCACTCGCACCGTGACCGTCGTGCCGAGAGACCGCTGTGCGGAGATCTCGAACACGCCGCCGAGTTGCTCGGTGCGTTCTCTCATCGCGAGAAGCCCGAAGGAGCCGAGGTCATGCGTCCCCGAGTCGACGCTGTCGACGTCGAACCCGCAACCGTCGTCCCGGATCGCCAACTGCACAGAGTCGGGATCGCCGGTGAGCACGACCTCGACTCGCCGGGCGTTCGCGTGTCGGATCGAATTCGACAACGCGCCTTGCGCGATGCGCAGCAGCGCCGTCTGCACGTCCATCGGAAGATCGCGATCCTCGGCTCGGACATCGACGACCACCGAGGAGCGCTCGCCCTGCTCGACCCCCAGCCTGCGCAGGGCTGCGGCGAGACCGCCGTCGAGTCGGCTCGGCGTGAGTTCACCGATGATCTGACGAGTGTCGGCAAGACTCTCCGCGGCTGTCTCACGCGCCATCGCCAGATATGCGGCGCTCGTCTCCGGCGCATCGCGTTCGGCGGCGCGCAGCAGCATCTGAATGCTCGACAGGCCCTGTGCGACGGTGTCGTGAATGTCCCGGGCCAGTCGCGCGCGTTCGGCCAAGACGCCCTGCGCGCGCTCGACCTCCGCGAGCTGCCCACGCGTGCTGATCAACTCGCGGAGCAGCCGTTCACGTTCGCGGATCTCCCGGACCAGTGCGTGGTAGGCGAGGCCCATCAGCAACGCGACGCCCGCGCCGACCAGAGGACCGACCACACCCCCGACGCTGAATCCGCTGTGTCGTCCGAGTGCATAGACGACGAACGCCGCGGCGGCGAGGACCGCACCGACGCCGCCGATCCCCGGCAGCACACGCAGATACACGAAGAACAACGGGAACACGAGATACGCGCCTTCGGGACGCAGCATCGCCATGACCGCCCACAAGCAGGTCAGGACCACGAGCCACCCGATTCCGGCCGCGCGAGACGGCCGGCGTCCGCTCGAACACCCGGTCCGCACGCCGACCACGTAGACCACGACGAACGCTGCCCCGGCTAGAAGAATCCACGGAGCCGTCGCCGACGAGTCCACGTACGCGCTCGTGCACGCGAACGCCGCGAGCCCGACGACCAGGGCGTGCAGGCCGAAACGCATGCACGCCAGGATCGGGTCGAGCGAGGAGTCAGACATCACGGGTCGAGCCTATGCGAGCACCGACCGTGCGGCATCGAACGAAAGTCGGAGAACGATCTCGTCGGTTCCGACGATGCCCGACGGCCCCGCACTCGACGAATCTGGACGGCGAGACTCACACGTACCCGTGTGAGAGGAAAGGAGATCAGTGTTCGTCGCATGGAGAGAGCTGTGGTTCGCCCGCGGCAGATTCGTACTCGTCGCGGCGGTCGTCGCGCTCATCACGGTCCTCGTCGGATTTCTGTCCGGGCTCGCCGGAGGGCTCGCGGCCCAGAACGTCTCGGCGATCCTCCACCTCGCCGCGGACCGCGTGGTGGTGCAACAGCCCTCCGACGGCGAGGCGAGCTTCTCGACCTCGGAGATCAGCGACGCGACGATCGACAGGTGGCGGCACGCGGAGGGCGTCGAATCGGTGACCCCGATCGGTATCGCCCCGTCGCGGGCCGGTCGCGACGACGCCGAGGACTCGACCGGTGTCACCGTGTTCAGCGCGCTCTCGACGACCGAGGTCGCCAGCCCCTTCCGCGACGTTCGACCACTCGGCGACGCCGAGATCGCGCTCTCGGCCGGGGCCGCGTCATCACTGCACGCCGCGGTCGGCGACACCGTCACCGTTGCGGGCCTCGAACTCACCGTCGCGCAGGTCGGACCCGACATCTGGTACAGCCACACACCGGTCGTCGTCGTCCCACCCGGTGCCTGGGCCGATCTGAGCGCGGGCACGGGCCGTACCGGTGAACCCACCGCCCTCGCGGTGGTCGGCGACCCCGACTGGAACGGGCTCTCGACGGCCACCGGCACCAGCGCGCGGACTCCGCTCATGAGTCTGCGGGCGCTCGACTCGTTCACGTCGGAGATCGGCTCGCTGGGGCTGATGATCGTGTTGCTGTTCGCGATCTCAGCGCTCGTCGTCGGCGCGTTCTTCACCGTGTGGACCATGCAGCGGGCCGCCGACACGGCCGTTCTCCGCGCCCTCGGCGCCACGACCGGATCGCTGGTTCGCGGCGCGCTCGGGCAGGCGGCGATCGTGCTCGCCGTCGGTGTCGGCATCGGACTGTGCGTCGTCGTCGTGGTCGGCGGCCTGCTCGAACGCGCACTGCCGTTCGCGGTCACACCGCTGACGACCATCGCACCGGCAGCCGTCCTGGGGATCCTCGGGCTGGCTGGCGCGACCCTGGCCCTGCGACCGATAACCACAACGGATCCCCTCACCGCACTCGGGAGCAACCGATGATCGACCTGCGAAACATCACACTGAGTTTTCCGGACGGCCAGGACCGCGTCACCGCCGTCGACGACGTGTCACTGAAGTGCGCCGACGGCGTCGTCACCGGCATCACCGGCCCGTCCGGGTCCGGGAAGTCGAGCCTCCTCGCCGTCGCCGCGGCCCTCATCCGTCCGGACGCGGGCAGCGTGCTCATCGGAACAGGAGCCGACGCCGTCGACGCCGCGCGGCTGACCTGGAGTCGAGCCGCCGAACTCCGCCGCTCGCGCATCGGAATCGTCTTCCAGCAGTCGAATCTGCTGCCCGCGCTCACCGCACGCGAGCAGGTTCAGGTGATGGCCCGGCTCGGCGGGGCCGCATCGCCGGCACGGCGATCGGCCACCGACGAGGACGCCGTCGAACTCCTCGCCGCCGTCGGACTCGCCGACCACATGGACAAACGGCCGCATCAGCTGTCCGGCGGCCAACGCCAACGCGTCGCCATC from Gordonia humi encodes:
- a CDS encoding urease subunit gamma, whose protein sequence is MRFTPGDTEKLLLSVAGMVARDRRDRGVLLNHPEAVALLSTWVVERARDGVGVVELMEQGRRVLSRDEVMPGVAEMLDDVQVEATFPDGRKLVTIHHPID
- a CDS encoding response regulator, which produces MIRIVLADDHPVVRAGLRAMLAGEESLDIVGEAATPDAAVAAAAELAPDVVLMDLQFGCAESGADATRRIRALPKPPAVLVLTNYDTDGDILGAVEAGASGYLLKDTPPDDLTAAIRAAAAGETALAPSIAGRLLTRMRSPMPSLSAREVEVLRLVADGASNETIARTLFITQATVKSHLVHVNTKLGVTSRTAAVAAAREAGILR
- a CDS encoding FtsX-like permease family protein, translating into MFVAWRELWFARGRFVLVAAVVALITVLVGFLSGLAGGLAAQNVSAILHLAADRVVVQQPSDGEASFSTSEISDATIDRWRHAEGVESVTPIGIAPSRAGRDDAEDSTGVTVFSALSTTEVASPFRDVRPLGDAEIALSAGAASSLHAAVGDTVTVAGLELTVAQVGPDIWYSHTPVVVVPPGAWADLSAGTGRTGEPTALAVVGDPDWNGLSTATGTSARTPLMSLRALDSFTSEIGSLGLMIVLLFAISALVVGAFFTVWTMQRAADTAVLRALGATTGSLVRGALGQAAIVLAVGVGIGLCVVVVVGGLLERALPFAVTPLTTIAPAAVLGILGLAGATLALRPITTTDPLTALGSNR
- a CDS encoding sensor histidine kinase, whose translation is MSDSSLDPILACMRFGLHALVVGLAAFACTSAYVDSSATAPWILLAGAAFVVVYVVGVRTGCSSGRRPSRAAGIGWLVVLTCLWAVMAMLRPEGAYLVFPLFFVYLRVLPGIGGVGAVLAAAAFVVYALGRHSGFSVGGVVGPLVGAGVALLMGLAYHALVREIRERERLLRELISTRGQLAEVERAQGVLAERARLARDIHDTVAQGLSSIQMLLRAAERDAPETSAAYLAMARETAAESLADTRQIIGELTPSRLDGGLAAALRRLGVEQGERSSVVVDVRAEDRDLPMDVQTALLRIAQGALSNSIRHANARRVEVVLTGDPDSVQLAIRDDGCGFDVDSVDSGTHDLGSFGLLAMRERTEQLGGVFEISAQRSLGTTVTVRVPLCDRRKVVS
- a CDS encoding ABC transporter ATP-binding protein yields the protein MIDLRNITLSFPDGQDRVTAVDDVSLKCADGVVTGITGPSGSGKSSLLAVAAALIRPDAGSVLIGTGADAVDAARLTWSRAAELRRSRIGIVFQQSNLLPALTAREQVQVMARLGGAASPARRSATDEDAVELLAAVGLADHMDKRPHQLSGGQRQRVAIARALVHRPEVLVVDEPTSALDRDRGAAIMRLISELTHRRRLATLLVTHDLTYRDTLDELVTVVDGAVAAAGE